From Chryseobacterium joostei, the proteins below share one genomic window:
- a CDS encoding lipocalin family protein, which produces MKKLALLFSGLSLLVASGCSTSNDYVEEAPLIGFWQPLKEVVTTVEVGEQPISDVITYTDCQKESRWWFSNEVKGKRIDVKDPVTPGLCDIQPDANFTYTYDNSSKNMQMKYQGVVAPVNAKVITLNQTTLNLAVREETEDPAVFKTRTYTFKRVNPQH; this is translated from the coding sequence ATGAAGAAATTAGCACTACTATTTTCAGGCCTATCATTATTGGTGGCCTCCGGATGTTCTACTAGTAACGATTATGTTGAGGAAGCTCCACTTATTGGGTTTTGGCAGCCGTTAAAAGAGGTGGTTACTACTGTAGAGGTAGGCGAACAACCAATTTCGGATGTGATTACCTATACAGATTGTCAGAAAGAATCCAGATGGTGGTTCAGTAATGAAGTAAAAGGAAAAAGGATTGATGTGAAAGATCCTGTTACACCAGGGCTATGTGATATTCAGCCTGATGCCAACTTTACTTATACCTATGATAATAGCAGCAAGAATATGCAGATGAAATATCAGGGAGTGGTAGCTCCTGTTAATGCAAAAGTGATAACTCTGAATCAAACAACCCTCAATCTGGCTGTAAGAGAAGAAACAGAAGATCCGGCTGTGTTTAAAACAAGAACTTATACTTTCAAGAGAGTAAATCCTCAACATTAA
- a CDS encoding acyltransferase family protein: MQDITKNNFDFIRVLLAFIVFLGHLGTLSASPDLKIFEYSPIEIAVFGFFAVSGFLIARSYDRSSSLKSYLKKRIKRIVPAYLLVIFLCAILLSLVSTYSFTEYFSNTQVYKYLFWNSLFLNFKAPWLPGVFGNQAVNGALWTLKIEMCYYFAVPLLFLLFGKNNKYRNISLVILYFLSLIYLNYFESLNKISLAKQLPGTLSYFIPGMLIYFNFDKFIKHKNIIFIIAIATVWIDLYLKIQLFSPMMIGVIVMYIAYSFKFLNNFGKYGDFTYGIYIFHFPIIRTFQTLGLFEDYNPFVMALVCMLVVIAVGVSSWHLYEKRFL; the protein is encoded by the coding sequence ATGCAAGATATAACGAAAAACAATTTTGACTTTATACGTGTTCTCCTCGCCTTTATTGTCTTTCTTGGCCATCTTGGCACCCTCAGTGCATCTCCTGATCTCAAGATTTTTGAGTACAGCCCTATAGAAATTGCCGTTTTCGGTTTTTTTGCAGTGAGCGGATTTCTTATTGCAAGGAGCTATGACAGGTCTTCAAGCCTGAAAAGTTATTTAAAAAAGAGAATCAAAAGAATTGTTCCCGCTTACTTATTGGTTATTTTTTTATGTGCGATTTTATTAAGTTTGGTAAGTACATATTCTTTCACAGAATATTTCAGTAATACACAAGTTTACAAATACCTTTTTTGGAATTCATTATTTTTAAATTTTAAAGCACCTTGGCTTCCCGGAGTTTTTGGAAATCAAGCAGTAAATGGTGCACTATGGACGCTGAAAATAGAAATGTGTTACTATTTTGCGGTTCCTTTGTTGTTTTTGCTGTTCGGAAAGAATAATAAATACAGAAATATAAGTTTGGTTATTTTATACTTTCTATCACTTATTTATCTAAATTATTTTGAATCTTTAAATAAAATTTCACTTGCCAAACAGCTTCCCGGAACATTATCCTATTTTATCCCCGGAATGCTGATTTACTTTAATTTTGATAAATTCATCAAACATAAAAATATAATTTTCATCATTGCTATCGCCACTGTGTGGATTGATTTATACTTAAAAATTCAGCTTTTTTCTCCAATGATGATCGGTGTTATCGTAATGTACATTGCCTATTCATTCAAATTTTTAAATAATTTCGGAAAATATGGTGATTTCACCTACGGAATCTACATTTTCCATTTTCCTATTATCAGAACTTTCCAGACTTTAGGATTGTTTGAAGATTACAATCCATTTGTAATGGCTTTGGTATGTATGTTAGTAGTTATTGCTGTAGGTGTAAGCTCATGGCACCTTTATGAAAAAAGATTTTTATAA
- a CDS encoding glycosyltransferase family 2 protein gives MKDLVSIITPCYNSAEFIEETIQSVLSQTYENWEWLITDDLSKDNTVEIIRKYNDPRIKLQVLEKNGGAGNARNNSLERAKGRYIAFLDSDDYWYPEYIETMTDYMQEHHAELVYCNYSRCDEQLQPILKDFLADKVVTFSNLLKTCRLAPVSTMYDTKRVGKFLFPVKSKREDHVMWLNLLKVIPEGMPINKTMAKYRMRENSVSRNKKNIIKDQYLVYKDFMGFSTLKSLYYTANWAMNGFLKYSKIFN, from the coding sequence ATGAAAGACCTTGTCTCCATTATTACTCCCTGCTATAATTCTGCAGAATTTATCGAGGAAACCATACAGTCCGTCCTTAGTCAAACCTATGAAAACTGGGAATGGCTGATTACTGATGATCTTTCCAAGGATAATACAGTAGAAATCATCAGGAAATATAATGACCCAAGAATAAAGCTGCAGGTTCTGGAGAAAAATGGCGGTGCCGGAAATGCAAGAAATAATAGCCTTGAAAGAGCCAAGGGCAGATATATTGCATTTTTGGACTCTGATGATTATTGGTATCCTGAATACATTGAGACCATGACGGATTATATGCAGGAACATCATGCAGAGCTTGTGTATTGCAACTATTCAAGATGTGATGAGCAGCTTCAGCCTATCTTAAAGGATTTCCTTGCAGACAAAGTGGTTACATTTTCCAATCTCCTGAAGACATGCCGATTGGCTCCTGTTTCCACAATGTATGACACTAAAAGGGTTGGGAAGTTTTTATTCCCTGTCAAAAGCAAACGGGAAGATCATGTGATGTGGCTAAATCTATTAAAGGTAATCCCTGAGGGAATGCCTATTAATAAAACCATGGCAAAATACAGAATGCGTGAGAATAGTGTTTCCAGAAATAAAAAAAATATCATCAAGGATCAGTACCTTGTGTATAAAGACTTCATGGGATTCTCCACTTTAAAATCATTATATTACACTGCTAACTGGGCCATGAATGGCTTTCTAAAATATTCAAAAATTTTCAACTAA
- a CDS encoding calponin homology domain-containing protein: MEYSKEFKAALSAFSSTEKDKLIFRLLRKDKLLSKKLYFELIDPATTDDKRSTMEEDVEEKILLASKYIGNAKYFLTIIRKISAEITEHVKITTDKFGEVSINLLMINKILDYNNELSRQRFDNVYKLYIYIINKVFKSLILIKKLDEDYWMEIDEFLRDTQAKISENHYLQKLCINNGLDINWLECDNIPENIEQTMKEIKSQGFLR; encoded by the coding sequence ATGGAGTATTCAAAAGAGTTTAAGGCAGCATTGAGTGCTTTTTCCAGTACCGAAAAGGATAAACTTATCTTCAGATTACTGAGAAAGGATAAATTACTGTCTAAAAAATTGTACTTCGAGCTTATTGATCCGGCTACCACGGATGATAAGAGGAGTACAATGGAAGAAGATGTAGAGGAAAAAATTCTTTTAGCTTCAAAATATATTGGTAACGCCAAATATTTCCTGACGATCATCCGAAAAATAAGTGCTGAAATTACCGAACATGTCAAAATAACAACCGACAAATTTGGGGAAGTTTCAATTAATTTGCTGATGATTAATAAGATTCTAGATTATAATAATGAATTGAGCAGACAGAGGTTTGACAATGTTTATAAACTGTACATCTATATCATCAACAAAGTATTCAAATCCCTGATATTAATTAAAAAACTGGATGAGGATTACTGGATGGAAATTGACGAGTTTCTACGGGATACTCAAGCCAAAATATCAGAAAACCATTATCTTCAAAAATTATGCATCAATAACGGGCTGGACATTAACTGGCTGGAGTGTGACAACATTCCTGAAAATATTGAGCAAACAATGAAAGAGATAAAAAGCCAAGGCTTTTTAAGATAG
- a CDS encoding 3-deoxy-D-manno-octulosonic acid transferase — MNLLYNIFISLLIVGMKVFSWFNGKTKKGVEGRKQSLDKVKSAFSKTDKVIWMHAASLGEYEQGLPVLEKLKEQFPDHKILITFFSPSGYENVIKKKHIADVICYLPFDKKSTVREFVSQFDTKLFFTVKYDYWYNLLAELKNKGAKIYVISALFYERQSFFTSYGKWFVKQLQKNIDWFFHQTQFSLALAKSVGLTRSSVTGDTRFDRVKQLRLRDNHVDHVSDFIGRHKSIVFGSSWQAEEKIAEMISRKNNTVKIIIAPHDLKRVEHLKNMFPDAILYSEVQSSNLSTFSSQILIIDSIGLLSKLYSYADIAVVGGGFHDAGLHNILEAATFGVPVIFGNRYKKNPEADDLISMNGGKSFADEPTAAEFVLFLANEENREELTEMSQNAKNFVDGKPNSTEMILQKILS; from the coding sequence TTGAACTTGCTTTATAATATATTCATCAGTCTTCTCATTGTTGGAATGAAGGTTTTTTCATGGTTTAATGGTAAAACTAAAAAAGGCGTTGAGGGTAGAAAGCAATCTTTGGATAAAGTAAAATCTGCGTTTTCAAAAACTGATAAGGTGATTTGGATGCACGCAGCAAGTCTGGGCGAGTATGAACAGGGATTGCCAGTTTTAGAGAAGCTTAAAGAACAATTTCCTGATCATAAAATTCTGATCACTTTCTTCTCACCATCCGGATATGAGAATGTTATTAAAAAGAAACATATTGCAGATGTGATTTGCTATCTGCCTTTTGATAAAAAGAGTACTGTAAGAGAATTTGTATCACAATTTGATACTAAACTATTTTTTACGGTGAAGTATGATTACTGGTATAACTTGCTTGCCGAGCTCAAAAATAAGGGAGCAAAGATTTATGTAATTTCTGCTTTATTCTACGAAAGACAATCTTTTTTCACATCTTACGGTAAGTGGTTTGTGAAGCAGCTTCAGAAGAACATAGATTGGTTCTTTCACCAGACTCAGTTTTCCCTTGCATTGGCTAAAAGCGTAGGATTGACGAGATCTTCTGTAACTGGAGATACAAGGTTTGATAGGGTAAAACAGCTTCGGCTGCGAGATAATCATGTTGATCATGTTTCAGATTTTATAGGGCGACATAAGAGTATTGTTTTTGGAAGCTCCTGGCAAGCTGAGGAGAAAATTGCAGAAATGATTTCCCGTAAAAATAATACTGTAAAAATAATTATCGCACCCCACGATTTGAAGAGGGTAGAACATTTAAAAAATATGTTTCCGGATGCAATACTGTATAGTGAAGTACAAAGTTCAAACCTTTCAACGTTCAGTTCTCAGATCTTAATCATAGACAGCATAGGACTATTATCAAAACTATATTCCTATGCAGATATAGCAGTTGTTGGCGGAGGTTTTCATGACGCAGGATTGCATAATATTCTGGAGGCAGCGACATTTGGGGTTCCCGTAATCTTTGGAAATCGTTACAAAAAGAATCCTGAGGCAGATGATCTTATTTCCATGAATGGAGGAAAGTCCTTTGCAGACGAGCCAACAGCCGCAGAATTCGTTTTATTTCTTGCCAATGAAGAGAATAGAGAAGAACTCACGGAAATGTCTCAGAATGCAAAGAATTTCGTTGATGGGAAACCAAATTCCACAGAAATGATTCTGCAGAAAATTCTATCTTAA
- a CDS encoding DUF1648 domain-containing protein, with protein sequence MKLSSILLIVNTLLLIVIWVFTGIKYAELPDIIPTHFDFQGNVDGESGKGTIWLLPCIASFIHLLFIGATRDPNSPMLNVPQSFRNKERLELYLFFLQLPVMILFLDIIVESIRVAEGKQTELSDAVFFILGLLFAMVGVFLVRCIKESITKKSND encoded by the coding sequence ATGAAATTGTCCAGCATATTATTAATAGTGAACACTCTTTTGCTTATTGTAATTTGGGTTTTTACAGGAATAAAATATGCTGAGTTACCAGATATAATTCCTACTCATTTTGACTTTCAGGGAAATGTAGATGGTGAATCCGGTAAAGGAACGATCTGGCTTTTGCCATGTATTGCTAGCTTTATTCATCTTCTTTTTATTGGAGCAACCAGAGATCCCAATTCTCCTATGCTAAACGTACCACAAAGCTTCCGCAATAAAGAAAGACTGGAACTGTACTTGTTCTTTCTGCAGCTTCCTGTGATGATTCTGTTTTTGGATATTATTGTTGAAAGTATCCGGGTTGCAGAGGGGAAGCAGACTGAATTAAGTGATGCTGTTTTCTTTATTTTAGGATTATTATTTGCTATGGTTGGAGTATTTCTTGTAAGATGTATAAAAGAGAGTATAACAAAAAAGTCTAACGACTAA
- a CDS encoding C40 family peptidase, with amino-acid sequence MNKGICIVTVAPVRAEGSDKAEIVTEILFGESADILEVNKNWTRIKMHYDGYEGWMDTKQLKPVTDEELANRKVTVVTEDFSSVLMNDGKTLLSMGSEVEFPVVASRRSHDVRESIALASKEFLNVPYLWGGKSFFAVDCSGFTQLIYKIHNIKLPRDASQQAEVGEALTFVEETQPGDLAFFENADGKIIHVGIMLENQKIIHASGKVRIDTLDSTGIFNKEMNKHTHKLRVLKSVI; translated from the coding sequence ATGAATAAAGGAATTTGTATTGTTACAGTAGCGCCGGTTCGTGCAGAAGGTTCTGATAAAGCCGAAATTGTTACTGAAATATTGTTTGGAGAAAGCGCGGATATTCTGGAGGTAAATAAAAACTGGACCAGAATAAAAATGCATTATGATGGCTATGAAGGATGGATGGATACCAAACAGCTAAAACCTGTAACAGATGAAGAGCTGGCGAATAGAAAAGTTACTGTGGTTACAGAGGACTTTTCTTCCGTATTGATGAATGATGGAAAAACATTGCTTTCGATGGGATCTGAAGTAGAATTTCCTGTGGTGGCCTCAAGAAGAAGTCATGACGTAAGGGAAAGCATTGCTTTGGCATCAAAAGAATTCCTTAATGTTCCCTATTTGTGGGGTGGCAAAAGCTTTTTTGCCGTAGACTGCTCCGGATTTACACAGCTGATTTATAAAATTCATAATATTAAACTTCCTAGGGATGCTTCTCAACAAGCTGAGGTAGGCGAAGCGCTTACCTTTGTGGAAGAAACCCAGCCGGGTGATCTTGCTTTCTTTGAAAATGCTGATGGGAAGATTATCCACGTAGGAATTATGCTGGAAAATCAGAAGATTATTCATGCATCAGGAAAAGTAAGAATCGATACTTTGGATTCTACAGGAATTTTCAATAAAGAAATGAATAAACATACTCATAAACTTAGGGTTCTTAAAAGCGTTATTTAA
- a CDS encoding O-methyltransferase, with translation MSFFEEKNPEMDRYLESHASSESEILKKLRRETYQKTTQPHMISGYQQGRLLTIISQMLQPKNVLEIGTFTGYATLCLASGLAKDGKITTLDVNEDLAYLPKKYFESSEYADQIDFKLQDAKEFLKETNEVFDLIFVDADKENYADYFRLIKPHTKSGSVVMFDNVLWYGKVLEENPKLKSTQSIQELNDLVAKDDDFENLILPLRDGVNFLRRK, from the coding sequence ATGAGTTTTTTTGAAGAAAAGAATCCTGAAATGGATAGGTATTTGGAATCGCATGCTTCTTCGGAATCTGAAATTCTGAAAAAGCTGAGAAGAGAAACTTATCAGAAGACAACACAACCGCACATGATCTCTGGATATCAGCAGGGGAGATTATTAACTATTATTTCTCAAATGTTGCAGCCTAAAAATGTTCTTGAAATAGGAACTTTCACAGGTTATGCTACCTTGTGTCTTGCTTCGGGATTGGCAAAGGATGGTAAAATCACAACATTGGACGTGAATGAAGATCTAGCTTACCTTCCAAAAAAATATTTTGAATCCAGCGAATATGCGGATCAGATTGATTTTAAACTTCAGGATGCGAAAGAGTTTTTAAAGGAAACGAATGAAGTATTTGATTTAATCTTTGTAGATGCAGATAAGGAAAACTATGCAGACTATTTCAGATTAATAAAACCTCATACAAAATCAGGGTCAGTAGTGATGTTTGATAATGTTCTGTGGTATGGAAAAGTGTTGGAGGAAAATCCAAAATTGAAATCTACACAGTCTATCCAGGAATTAAATGATTTAGTGGCAAAAGACGATGATTTTGAAAATCTTATTCTACCTTTGCGTGATGGAGTAAACTTTCTTCGCAGGAAGTAA
- a CDS encoding CCPGW family putative bacteriocin — MKNLQKLSREKMKNVQGSLGDDYCNPQIICQRTSDCCPGWVCGGKGEYCIAY, encoded by the coding sequence ATGAAAAATCTACAAAAACTTTCAAGAGAAAAAATGAAAAATGTACAAGGTTCTCTAGGCGATGACTATTGTAATCCTCAGATTATTTGTCAAAGAACTAGTGACTGCTGTCCGGGATGGGTATGTGGAGGAAAAGGAGAGTATTGCATTGCTTATTAA
- a CDS encoding OmpA family protein gives MKIFKVLAVSAMALGMTSCVSKKQYDALSSNYKQCIENIGERQREIQDLKSQNSALTGENNLLKSQHDALKSSLDACLSNTGKSSANIDKLVGEINASNTYIKQLISSNAKNDSLNLALSNKLKRSLDNVSDEDVQVKVLKGVVMISLSDKMLYKTGDYNILPAAQEVLGKVAKVINDYDKYSVLIEGNTDNAALNSPNLPRDNWDLSALRGTSVAKVLQTQFGVDPARITAGGRSEYNPKATNMSVSGRAENRRTEIIIMPKLDEFMKLMDIAPKK, from the coding sequence ATGAAGATTTTTAAAGTTTTAGCAGTTTCTGCAATGGCGTTGGGAATGACTTCTTGTGTGAGCAAGAAACAATATGATGCCTTGAGTAGTAACTATAAGCAGTGTATTGAAAATATCGGAGAAAGACAGAGAGAAATTCAGGATCTAAAATCCCAAAACTCTGCATTGACAGGTGAAAACAATTTGTTGAAAAGCCAACATGATGCTTTAAAGTCATCACTTGATGCGTGTCTTTCAAATACAGGGAAAAGTTCTGCTAACATTGATAAGCTGGTAGGGGAAATTAATGCTTCTAACACTTATATTAAGCAGTTGATTTCTAGTAATGCTAAAAATGACAGTTTGAACCTTGCATTGTCTAACAAACTGAAGAGATCTTTGGATAATGTATCAGATGAGGATGTACAGGTGAAGGTATTGAAAGGTGTAGTAATGATCTCCCTTTCAGATAAAATGTTATACAAAACAGGAGATTACAACATTTTGCCTGCAGCTCAGGAAGTGTTAGGTAAAGTTGCGAAGGTAATTAATGATTATGATAAATATTCTGTATTGATTGAAGGAAATACAGATAATGCTGCATTAAATTCTCCAAACCTGCCAAGAGATAACTGGGATCTTTCTGCATTAAGAGGTACCTCTGTTGCTAAAGTTCTTCAGACTCAGTTTGGTGTAGATCCTGCAAGAATTACAGCGGGAGGACGTTCTGAATACAATCCTAAAGCTACAAACATGAGTGTTTCCGGTAGAGCTGAAAACAGAAGAACAGAAATTATCATCATGCCTAAGCTGGATGAGTTTATGAAACTGATGGATATTGCTCCAAAGAAATAA
- the tilS gene encoding tRNA lysidine(34) synthetase TilS has protein sequence MLKKLSFKSQLENLVHNPENHTYLLAVSGGADSMVLASLFQDLMYNTQGKEHSFQIAHINYKLRGKDSDLDQKVVQDFCEKNHIKFHLYEVSEKDQKPENSIQLWARELRYAFFKEIQQKEKLEFLVTAHHLNDQLETFIINLSKAAGIKGLSGIPSNANCILRPLLSFSKKEIYQFAEQNNIEFREDLSNKKSDYLRNKIRNEIVPKLQETNDHFLENFKKSSFYLNQANDFVQNQIQEIENKLMVFNQEHKILSKEKLDQESDFVKFEILKKYGFNQEEEIPKIFKAENNSSFFSKEYQLIVNRNELIFIDRNHKQEINHKTLLIDHFDFSENQIGINIPNSIEDIDGIDKNFEWDFDAEKLHFPLHLRKQQDGDEFFPTGFSGKKKVSKFFRDEKLSILARQKIWILTDSNNSVLGVLPFRQDRRYAKDEKTKCILKIFNETKNEI, from the coding sequence ATGTTGAAAAAATTAAGCTTTAAAAGCCAATTAGAAAATCTTGTTCACAACCCTGAAAATCACACCTATCTTCTAGCTGTGAGCGGAGGAGCTGACTCTATGGTTCTAGCCTCTTTATTTCAGGATTTAATGTACAATACACAAGGTAAAGAGCACTCATTTCAAATTGCCCACATCAATTATAAACTTCGCGGAAAAGATTCAGACCTTGATCAAAAGGTAGTACAGGATTTTTGTGAGAAAAATCATATTAAATTCCATTTGTATGAAGTTTCGGAAAAGGATCAAAAACCGGAAAATTCTATTCAGCTTTGGGCAAGGGAGCTGCGCTATGCATTTTTCAAAGAAATCCAGCAAAAGGAAAAACTGGAATTTCTCGTTACAGCTCATCATTTGAACGATCAGTTGGAAACATTTATTATTAATCTTTCAAAAGCGGCAGGCATTAAAGGATTAAGTGGAATACCTTCCAATGCAAATTGTATACTCCGTCCCCTGTTAAGCTTTTCAAAAAAAGAAATTTATCAGTTCGCGGAACAAAATAATATTGAGTTTCGAGAAGATCTTTCCAATAAAAAAAGTGATTACCTGAGGAATAAAATCAGGAATGAAATCGTTCCAAAGCTACAGGAGACGAATGATCACTTTCTGGAAAACTTCAAAAAGAGTTCTTTTTATCTGAACCAGGCCAACGATTTTGTTCAAAATCAAATCCAGGAAATAGAAAATAAGCTTATGGTATTTAACCAAGAGCACAAAATATTATCAAAGGAAAAGCTGGATCAGGAAAGCGATTTTGTCAAGTTTGAAATTTTAAAAAAATACGGGTTCAATCAGGAAGAAGAAATTCCTAAGATTTTCAAGGCAGAAAACAACAGTTCTTTTTTTTCTAAAGAGTATCAGTTGATTGTCAACAGAAATGAATTGATCTTTATTGATAGAAACCACAAACAGGAAATCAATCATAAAACTCTACTGATCGATCATTTTGATTTTTCAGAAAACCAGATCGGTATTAACATTCCGAATTCTATTGAAGACATTGATGGAATCGATAAGAATTTTGAATGGGACTTTGATGCTGAAAAACTTCACTTCCCGCTGCATTTAAGAAAACAGCAGGATGGTGATGAATTTTTCCCGACAGGTTTTTCAGGGAAAAAGAAAGTTTCTAAGTTTTTTAGGGACGAAAAATTATCTATTTTAGCGAGGCAAAAAATTTGGATACTGACTGACAGTAACAATTCCGTACTTGGAGTATTACCTTTCAGACAGGATAGAAGATATGCAAAGGATGAGAAAACAAAATGTATTCTCAAAATTTTTAATGAAACGAAAAATGAAATTTAG
- a CDS encoding protein-disulfide reductase DsbD family protein → MKFRNWFLLILLFLATGINAQIKNPVKFKFTVNDLGNNQYEAVLNATMESGWHIYSKDLPEDTGIPTEYKVSGKNIELIGKFTEVGKKHEEFSEAFGGTIVYYSNSAGFKQKFKLKDPTKPAEVISEITYQTCDDRVCLAPNTLEFNQKVTPKGATEEAATEEVTAAKDSVKTLETVTENPTKAEATLTETSKLDPKQLKIETLDFKNPLTDCGTATTQVEENYWTYLFLGFIGGLIALLTPCVFPMIPLTVSFFTKGSKDKAKGKRDAIIYGFFILLIFVLLSIPFHIIDGIAGNIFNEISTSVWLNIAFFIIFIFFAGSFFGYYDITLPSSIANKSSRAEEAGGIIGIFFMALTLVIVSFSCTGPILGSLLGSAVTGSSNVPMLLTFALAGFGLAWAIVFGLLALFPQALQSLPKSGGWMNTVKVILGFVELALALKFLSKADLVSKTFFLKRELFIAIWIIIALGLTLYLFGLIKFPHDDKKPKISITRKILGALGIGFVIYLIQGLIPSDRPKLQLLSGILPPLNVSYFHDEKDGILGMHPEHDFFKAIEIAKKENKPILIDFTGYGCENCRKMEEFVWSEPDILPVLQNDVVLASLYVDDKEELPEDQKTKIDLGEGQIKKVKTIGDRWSLFQQVNFNNNSQPHYVLITPDGKVINTPVSGYMPKKDFKKFLECGVNFYKKSK, encoded by the coding sequence ATGAAATTTAGAAATTGGTTTTTATTAATTCTACTATTTTTAGCAACAGGAATCAACGCACAGATTAAGAATCCTGTAAAGTTTAAATTCACTGTTAATGATCTGGGCAATAACCAGTATGAAGCAGTTCTGAATGCTACTATGGAAAGTGGCTGGCATATTTACTCCAAGGATCTTCCTGAAGACACAGGAATCCCGACTGAGTATAAGGTTTCGGGAAAAAATATTGAACTTATAGGAAAGTTTACCGAGGTTGGTAAAAAGCATGAAGAATTTTCTGAAGCTTTTGGCGGAACCATTGTTTATTATTCCAACTCGGCCGGATTCAAGCAGAAATTCAAGCTAAAGGATCCTACAAAACCAGCGGAAGTTATTTCTGAAATCACCTATCAAACTTGTGACGACAGAGTTTGTCTTGCTCCAAATACATTAGAATTCAATCAGAAAGTTACTCCCAAAGGAGCAACTGAAGAGGCTGCGACTGAAGAAGTAACAGCAGCAAAAGATTCTGTAAAAACTCTAGAAACCGTTACTGAAAACCCAACAAAGGCAGAAGCAACACTTACTGAGACATCAAAATTAGATCCAAAGCAGTTAAAAATTGAAACACTGGACTTCAAAAATCCATTAACAGATTGCGGAACAGCTACTACCCAAGTGGAGGAAAACTATTGGACTTATTTATTCCTTGGTTTCATTGGAGGATTAATTGCGCTTTTAACACCATGTGTTTTTCCTATGATCCCTTTAACTGTTTCATTCTTTACGAAGGGTAGCAAGGACAAGGCAAAAGGTAAAAGAGATGCAATAATCTATGGATTTTTCATTCTTCTTATTTTCGTTTTATTGAGTATTCCATTCCACATTATTGATGGAATTGCCGGAAATATCTTCAATGAGATCTCAACGAGCGTATGGCTGAATATTGCTTTCTTTATTATATTTATCTTCTTTGCCGGAAGTTTCTTCGGGTATTATGATATTACATTGCCTAGTTCAATTGCCAACAAATCATCAAGAGCTGAAGAGGCAGGAGGAATCATTGGTATTTTCTTCATGGCACTTACACTGGTTATTGTTTCTTTCTCTTGTACAGGCCCTATTTTGGGAAGTTTATTGGGAAGTGCAGTAACAGGATCATCCAATGTTCCGATGTTATTAACATTTGCATTGGCAGGATTTGGGTTAGCATGGGCTATTGTTTTCGGACTATTGGCTTTATTCCCGCAAGCTTTACAAAGTCTTCCAAAATCAGGAGGATGGATGAACACGGTAAAAGTGATTTTAGGTTTCGTAGAATTAGCTTTAGCTTTAAAATTCTTATCTAAGGCAGATTTGGTATCTAAAACGTTCTTCTTAAAAAGAGAGCTTTTCATCGCCATATGGATTATCATTGCTTTAGGATTAACTTTATATTTATTTGGATTAATCAAATTCCCACACGATGACAAAAAGCCTAAAATCTCCATTACAAGAAAAATATTGGGGGCATTGGGAATCGGTTTTGTGATCTACCTGATCCAAGGATTAATTCCATCTGACCGTCCAAAACTTCAGTTATTAAGCGGAATCTTGCCTCCATTGAATGTAAGCTACTTCCATGATGAAAAAGACGGAATTTTAGGAATGCATCCGGAACATGACTTTTTCAAGGCTATTGAAATTGCTAAAAAGGAAAACAAACCTATCTTAATAGACTTTACCGGCTATGGCTGTGAAAACTGTAGAAAAATGGAAGAGTTTGTATGGAGCGAGCCGGATATTTTACCGGTCTTACAAAATGATGTTGTTTTAGCTTCTCTATATGTGGACGACAAGGAAGAACTTCCTGAGGATCAAAAAACAAAGATTGATCTTGGAGAAGGACAAATTAAAAAGGTAAAAACAATTGGTGACAGATGGAGCTTATTCCAACAGGTTAACTTTAATAATAACTCTCAGCCGCACTATGTTTTAATAACTCCTGACGGAAAAGTAATCAACACCCCGGTTTCTGGTTACATGCCAAAAAAGGACTTTAAGAAGTTCCTTGAATGCGGAGTAAATTTCTATAAAAAAAGTAAGTAA